TAATacttttttcataataattctAATACACGcgtcaaaataaattagaatcaaGTTGTTGCCGTTCTTTTAGGCGTAgtcaataataaatttaatgtgGACCATGTCCATTTAAGAATCCGTGTATAAAGTTAAATTGCAGTCAAGTGGACAAGCTCCTCTGAATCCATGTCCAAAGATGTTTGAATTCGTTAGGACTTGGGACATTGTCATTCCCTCTCTTCTATAGAGCCATGTCAAAGATGCTTGGATTTGTTAGAAATGACAATAAATGGTAATATCTTAGCCAGGAAAACGCAAGCAGCAAAATCAATAATCTTTCTCTGATTGTTGCAAAGTACAAGCAGAGGCAAACTCCCCAGTCTATCACTCTAATCATTGCCAGTTTCCTATTTCTAGTGAGGATGGAGACATAATAAACAAGGTCTCCACACCCGTCACCCAAATACCCAATCCCCTGATTCTTATGAAACCATTAAAGTACGTACTCAAAGAAGAGCTATCTCCTAAATAAACCTGAACTTTGTAGAGTTCTGCAGTAATCTGCAATAGTGGGAGAATTCTTCACCAACTCCCAAATCTTTGCAGTGTTTTTCAGCCAGTCGCGTTCAGATACAGTTCTTGAGAATGATGGACGGGCCATAGACAAAATGTGATCCCGAATTCTCCACAACATTGAATCACAGCTTTCATAGCGAAATTCCAATGGGTTATCTTTTTTTCTGGGCACCAAGAACAAGTCGAGCAGTTTAGGGTCAATGCCAGAATCCTGAGCATCGTGAGATTTTGGGAAAGACACATGCTCATTTGTTATTGGTCTTGTGAATGATGATGAATGAAAATATTGTGCAAGAACCTTCTTCATTTGCTCACAACTCTGTGGTGAAAGATCTTCATCTCGTAACCTGCATCACATGAACAAGATCATCTTTCCAGTCAGCTTGAACTGTTTCAATACCCAAATGAAGTAGAAATTATCTTAATTCTTTATTCTCATTCTGAATATATTATAAAGTGAAATTGCTTAATGGTTTTCTCTCTAAGCAACGGAAAGACTGCATGATCGCTTAtatagaagaagaaaaaaaagcaaTGTTCTTGCTAGCAGTAACGGATCTAGAAAGTACAGGTAGCGGGGtcactatttaaaaattgatgatacttaaaataaaattatgtattttttaaaaaattaatgaaaatttaactaaatcattttatttttttctgagTGGGGTCAAGGACCCCTCTTACTCTACAGTGGCTCCACTGCCTGCTAGAAGCTTTGCACTTCTCTACTTGTGAATTTCTCCTTGCCCTTGTCatggattttttttctttattttttagtttaagATTGTTATCCGATCTTCAAATCTAAAGAGGATAAAAAATACTAACTTGGTATGTATGAAAACAGGTGTAGCTATATATTCTTCTCCGCCTTCTTGAAACTTGTCCTTGTTATCCTTATCCGTGCCCAAGCTTGAACTTTGTAAGTGTGACGTTACTGATGAAGGATCGGGCAAGCTATGTTTCAACAAGTCCACCTGAGAAACCACACAGATGGAACGGTTTGATAATCAATACACCTTCAAACTCTAACTCTAGTTCATGTATACATTACTACAAAGCCAATATTACTGAAATCATCCATTCTACATGTCCAGGCACCCAATGTCCCAATGCCAACAGTCTAAAACCCTCATTTCTAGGCTGATAATGTTGCTAAACGTCTATATATCATTAGCATAGAAGCATCAATTATTGCACATGACGATATTGTAGAAACATACTTCTTTTTATCACTATTCCATAAAAAACCTACACTAATCAAGTGCTTAAAAGGTTGATTGACAACAGTGTATGCAGATATATTGTAGAAACATGACGATATTGTAGAAACATACTTCTTTTTATCACTATTCCATAAAAAACCTACACTAATCAAGTGCTTAAAAGGTTGATTGACAACAGTGTATGCAGATATATTGTAGAAACATGACGATATTGTAGAAACATACTTCTTTTTATCACTATTCCATAAAAAACCTACACTAATCAAGTGCTTAAAAGGTTGATTGACAACAGTGTATGCAGATATATTAACAATAAGAATTTAACAAAACAACAGTACAACCGAAAGTGGATCCCAGCAGTAAGATTAAACAATAAATGTATGCTTTTCCCACCAAAGTGAAAGCACTcgttggaaaaaaaatataaaacaaaggtAAGGAGTAGTAAAACATAGGGTGGAAGTTATCACTGCAGTGGTGATGGTAGAAGATAAAAAGATGATAAACATTCTAGATGACTATTTATCATTACCACTACATCATATGTTAGTGACATAATACTTTCCTAATAATTATGCTAAAAGAGAGCTAGAGCTTAATGATTAGATAGGTAATACTGTAATAGAGAAATACCGTTGACATCAAGCGCCACAAGTTAGCTTCATGAACTCCTTCTGATACCACCAGCAAAACATGACAAACAGAAGAAAGCAGGACGCCAAGCTAGAATGATTCCTTGCATAAAATGTAGAGAACAAGTTTAGAAACTCAGGACACTGAATCTCAGTTAAAAATTTAGACAAAACAATATAATTTCGTTGGTGCTAACCTGGATATTCAGTAGTTCATGAGCCAATTCAGACGATAGAGTTTCGCCACCTAAAACAGGAACTGTGGATGAGCCATCAGGTCTtgtcatttcagccaaaactgatGGACTAAACACAGGCTGCAAGCACAAACAAGAATCAAATACAGGACAAAATTTCAATAGTAGGCTAGGCGTTATGCGATTTGATGGGCCAACTCAAAAATAGGGAAACTCCTTCCCTTTTTTAGGAAGAGAAGAAGGGTGATATAAGTTTTGTTGCAGCAGCAACATGAGAACAAGAAGCAAGGAAACTAGAGATATTGGTATTGAGCAGAGTAAGCAGACAATGGTTCGTAACTTCCAAAATTACAAATTTCTCACAAGTGGCAAAATAACGTAAATGAAATGCCAAGTCTAGATTATAACTCGAATCTCTGTCCTACAATATTCTTGAATCTCCTCTTTTCAATCTCATGCTTTCATATGTCTTTCTTAATTTTCCTTGTTCATGATTCATTGGCTATGGATTCCTTTTTAAAAGTTCAACCTTCTATCCATAATTGTTGCAAATAAATTAATCTAGATGAAGGTATCAGGAAGAAAGTAGCTCAAATTCGAAAAATTCCAGATGGAAGTGGTGGGTGGAGGTATTGGGCAGAGGTGGTGGGCAAAAGTGGTGAACGGTGGGTGGGCGGAAGTGGTGGGCAGTAGTGGTGAATGGTGGGTGGGCGGCGGTGGTAAGGTGAGAGAGTAGATCGGAAACATCGACGCCATTTTCGTATGTAAAGATCAGATTTCCACCGGGAGTTTGTCGCCACTTCCGTTGGGGTTATTGGACAATCAAGAATCACTAGATTGAAGAATACCTCAATTAAAATatctgtaattttttttaatactttaaATTCCAGAATTGAAATTCCTAAAATTGACCAAACATCATATTTGAAATTAAATTCCTGAATTTCAATTTCTGAAATTGAAATAcagaatttcaaatgaaatcATGGTTTCCAAACACTACCTAAATTAAATGCCAAGTCTAGAGGGGAAAAATAGTCTATTTTTCACGAGTTCACAACTACATAAACATAGTTACTAAAATGGAGGAAAAAAGAAAATACTCAGGTAAGTTTATTTAGTAAATAATCTGAAAAGAAATAGACCTGAGTATCTAGTAGTATGAAACGCTCTGAAGAAATCCGGGGTTCAATGCCAATAGTACAATGTCTGGCGTTCGCTCGAGTTTCCTCAGTCTGAATTGCAAAAGGAGGTAGCATCCCTACAAAAAATATCCCACTCTTGCTATTACAACCGAAGACTAAGCTCAAAATCCAATTCAATGACActaccaaaaaaatataaacaaacaatttgatcatcaattcatcatgcTAAAATACTACTCCATACTATAAGAAAGCATAACACTACAAAATCGTCTCACTTATAGCACTTCTCCATAATAATACTGATTTTCGAGTAAAATCAAAAGTTTGCATCTTTTTTCCCCAATATTTACTAATCAATGCAACTGAgaaaaaattcaattcaacatgAATAAGTAAGAAACtaagaataaatgtgattatgaaaATTACCAGGAGAAGTAGGATCAAACCCATAAATCTCGTTCATAATGGTGGATTTGCCAACTCCAGGAGACCCAATTACTCCAATTACAGTGAATTCAGTATTATCTGTCAAAAACTGCATTCCAGAAtaacaaattaaaatcaatttacACAGCTTTAATTACTGAATAAACAAGAAAAGGCATAAGGGAGAGTCGTACTGGAAGAAAACGATCAAAGTGAAAGTCCCAGGAATCTGAGAGGAGATTGAGCGACCCAACGGGAGGAAGACGAGATCGAATTGAAGCTGCTGACAATGTTGATTCATCTTCACCTCCACCACCGCGGATGAATTTTCCGGCGGCGGAAGGGTTTCCGGTGACAAGACCTGGCTTTGCTAACAATATCTTTGGTGAGGGCGAGGATGAACCACCTGCTC
This genomic stretch from Spinacia oleracea cultivar Varoflay chromosome 3, BTI_SOV_V1, whole genome shotgun sequence harbors:
- the LOC110786101 gene encoding uncharacterized protein, coding for MASSGGGGAGGSSSPSPKILLAKPGLVTGNPSAAGKFIRGGGGEDESTLSAASIRSRLPPVGSLNLLSDSWDFHFDRFLPFLTDNTEFTVIGVIGSPGVGKSTIMNEIYGFDPTSPGMLPPFAIQTEETRANARHCTIGIEPRISSERFILLDTQPVFSPSVLAEMTRPDGSSTVPVLGGETLSSELAHELLNIQLGVLLSSVCHVLLVVSEGVHEANLWRLMSTVDLLKHSLPDPSSVTSHLQSSSLGTDKDNKDKFQEGGEEYIATPVFIHTKLRDEDLSPQSCEQMKKVLAQYFHSSSFTRPITNEHVSFPKSHDAQDSGIDPKLLDLFLVPRKKDNPLEFRYESCDSMLWRIRDHILSMARPSFSRTVSERDWLKNTAKIWELVKNSPTIADYCRTLQSSGLFRR